The following proteins are encoded in a genomic region of Rhodopirellula islandica:
- the asnB gene encoding asparagine synthase (glutamine-hydrolyzing), which yields MCGITGFWNPSRTNERELRFALDPMLEVLDHRGPDERGSRLFQERGLAMGHTRLSIIGLACGHQPIETDDGDYAVTVNGELYDYKRIRTSLACEKYKCNGKSDSAITLPLYLKHDLAMVDHLRGEFAVVLYDDRKERLVLIRDRFGVKPLYYAVNDNGIVWGSEVKSILQHPDIEPRMCPKAAVHQMMQVMVPGSTAFEGVEALLPGHMLVVQKNGDSLEVQTKRWWDFEFPESHDENADPEPFIQGVQDRLIDAVATRLEADVPVGCYLSGGIDSCSILGLANTLQQSPVKAFTIAFDSDEYDESNIAKRMAESTGAEQELLRLTEKELYGPAFERATWHAERTFYNTLAVAKWHMSRRVRACNYKAVITGEGSDELFGGYPFFKRDWLGRDDEGGIFAGAILAEEDLQHSAWQDLCGFTPSWIQPWMMVLKRFEPILSSSLTDLLREYDPVGEVARAIDPAQVRGRHRLDVSQYTWSKTMLEGQILTWGGDRMDMANSMEARPAFLDHHVAEYATTIPPNIRIRNGVEKWVLREAMVNVLPRELYERKKFAFMAPPAHTDPVKRAAVQEMIDHWLTPSRVASLGFFEHGKLMQFIDDAWKESDGTIARRNDIVMNHVLQLHMLQGQYVEGLPLPAVD from the coding sequence ATGTGTGGCATCACCGGATTTTGGAATCCATCCCGTACCAACGAACGCGAATTGCGTTTTGCGCTTGACCCGATGCTCGAGGTTTTGGACCACCGCGGTCCTGACGAGCGCGGCAGCCGTTTGTTTCAGGAACGCGGGCTGGCGATGGGGCACACCCGATTGTCGATCATTGGTTTGGCGTGTGGTCATCAGCCGATTGAAACCGACGATGGTGACTACGCGGTCACGGTCAACGGCGAGCTGTACGATTACAAACGCATTCGAACGTCGCTGGCCTGTGAGAAATACAAGTGCAACGGAAAAAGCGACAGTGCGATCACGCTGCCACTGTATCTGAAGCACGATCTCGCCATGGTCGATCACCTTCGCGGCGAATTTGCTGTGGTGCTTTACGATGACCGCAAGGAACGTTTGGTTCTGATTCGAGATCGATTTGGTGTGAAGCCGCTGTATTACGCGGTCAATGACAACGGCATCGTTTGGGGATCTGAGGTCAAATCGATCCTGCAGCATCCTGACATCGAACCTCGGATGTGTCCCAAGGCCGCCGTTCACCAAATGATGCAGGTCATGGTGCCGGGATCCACTGCCTTTGAAGGCGTCGAAGCGTTGCTGCCTGGGCACATGCTGGTGGTCCAGAAAAACGGTGACTCACTGGAGGTGCAAACGAAGCGTTGGTGGGATTTTGAATTCCCCGAATCGCATGACGAGAACGCGGATCCCGAACCGTTCATCCAAGGTGTTCAGGATCGCTTGATCGACGCCGTCGCGACGCGTTTGGAAGCGGACGTGCCCGTTGGATGTTATTTGTCGGGCGGGATCGACAGTTGTTCCATTTTGGGGCTGGCCAACACGCTGCAGCAGTCGCCTGTCAAAGCCTTCACAATCGCCTTCGACAGTGATGAGTACGACGAATCGAACATCGCCAAACGGATGGCGGAAAGCACCGGTGCCGAACAAGAGTTGCTGCGACTCACGGAAAAGGAACTCTATGGCCCGGCTTTCGAACGAGCCACGTGGCATGCCGAGCGAACTTTCTACAACACGTTGGCGGTTGCAAAATGGCACATGAGCCGCCGCGTTCGAGCTTGCAATTACAAAGCCGTGATCACCGGGGAAGGCAGCGATGAACTGTTCGGTGGCTACCCGTTCTTCAAACGAGATTGGCTGGGCCGCGACGATGAAGGCGGCATCTTCGCCGGTGCCATCTTGGCCGAAGAAGATCTGCAGCACAGTGCTTGGCAAGACCTGTGCGGGTTCACACCGTCTTGGATCCAACCCTGGATGATGGTGCTGAAACGATTTGAGCCGATCCTGTCGTCCTCGCTCACCGATCTCTTGCGGGAATACGACCCGGTCGGCGAAGTCGCCCGTGCCATCGATCCCGCTCAAGTTCGCGGTCGCCATCGTTTGGACGTGTCACAGTACACGTGGAGCAAGACGATGTTGGAAGGTCAGATTCTGACCTGGGGCGGTGACCGGATGGACATGGCCAACAGCATGGAAGCCCGTCCGGCGTTCCTGGATCACCATGTCGCGGAGTACGCCACCACGATTCCGCCGAACATTCGCATCCGCAATGGGGTTGAAAAATGGGTGCTCCGCGAGGCGATGGTCAATGTGTTGCCGCGGGAACTGTACGAACGCAAAAAGTTTGCCTTCATGGCACCGCCAGCTCACACCGACCCGGTGAAACGCGCCGCCGTGCAAGAGATGATTGATCATTGGCTGACACCTTCGCGCGTCGCCTCGTTGGGCTTCTTTGAGCACGGCAAGTTGATGCAGTTCATCGACGATGCCTGGAAAGAAAGCGATGGCACGATCGCGCGTCGCAATGACATCGTCATGAATCACGTCTTGCAATTGCACATGCTTCAAGGCCAGTACGTTGAGGGTCTGCCTTTGCCGGCAGTGGATTGA
- a CDS encoding aspartate/ornithine carbamoyltransferase family protein produces the protein MNSLSNQQVSEALSATATNSKGQKLSPLSLLDAFDGVIDRETLKSLAGQSILNPRQFDRRTILAIAQLAALLESRNVEMDKPLDGKIAITAFFEPSTRTRLSFESAVQRLDGKVLSVPDGQVTGIAKGESLADIGEMFNTYGDVVIMRHPDTDSLDEIRKNLKRPLINAGNGSGHHPTQALIDWYALLKWRPELHSEHCPPEKRVHLGIIGTPGSMRAVKSFLRLSLMFAGAVSKITLISEMADPVGLDLTEPIEQSPIPIEITNDVQEVLPELDVVYVNSIAFLGDSYRNLDSRYSLDASSPFKPGAVIMHPLARNAELSEDLDETDHNLYFAQAAGAVFVRQALLAAVLDRTDRISGI, from the coding sequence ATGAATTCACTTTCTAACCAACAAGTGTCCGAAGCACTGAGTGCAACGGCGACCAACTCCAAGGGACAGAAATTGTCGCCGCTGTCGTTGCTGGACGCGTTCGACGGGGTTATTGACCGCGAGACGCTCAAGTCGCTCGCGGGGCAATCGATTCTGAACCCGCGTCAGTTTGACCGACGCACCATTTTGGCGATTGCTCAGTTGGCGGCTCTCTTGGAGTCCCGCAACGTTGAAATGGACAAACCGCTGGACGGCAAGATCGCCATCACGGCGTTCTTTGAACCCAGCACCCGAACACGGTTGTCGTTTGAAAGCGCGGTGCAGCGACTGGATGGAAAAGTTCTATCCGTGCCCGATGGTCAGGTCACTGGCATTGCCAAGGGAGAATCCCTGGCGGACATCGGGGAGATGTTCAACACCTACGGGGACGTGGTCATCATGCGTCACCCGGACACGGACAGCCTGGATGAGATTCGCAAGAACTTGAAAAGGCCGTTGATCAACGCGGGCAACGGTTCGGGGCACCATCCCACTCAAGCGTTGATCGATTGGTATGCGTTGCTGAAGTGGCGACCCGAACTGCATTCCGAACATTGCCCACCGGAAAAACGAGTGCACCTGGGAATCATCGGCACGCCGGGATCGATGCGAGCGGTGAAGAGTTTCTTGCGATTGTCGCTGATGTTCGCGGGCGCGGTCAGCAAGATCACGTTGATCAGCGAGATGGCCGACCCGGTCGGTTTGGATTTGACGGAACCGATCGAGCAATCACCCATTCCCATTGAAATCACCAACGATGTCCAAGAGGTCCTGCCCGAATTGGATGTCGTCTATGTGAACTCGATCGCGTTTTTGGGCGACAGCTATCGCAATCTCGACTCACGATACAGCTTGGATGCGAGCAGTCCTTTCAAGCCCGGTGCCGTGATCATGCACCCGCTCGCTCGCAACGCTGAGTTGAGCGAGGACTTGGACGAGACCGACCACAATCTTTACTTCGCCCAGGCGGCTGGCGCGGTATTTGTTCGGCAGGCTTTGTTGGCGGCCGTTTTGGATCGAACCGATCGGATCAGCGGCATCTGA
- a CDS encoding sodium:solute symporter family protein encodes MNSLMLAASGAILSAEAGYILLAMFGVLWIALGWWWGRQAKSYDGFAVAGRNVGLAMGTATAVATWITSNTTMLAPQYALQLGIWGMLAYSTASFGLFAFAPMSGRIRKLMPKGYTAVEFMRRRYGWLGTVPFLIISLFYAVTWLVSMSMAGGKLLNVLSGIPYEVGMSVVVLVCVAYTLFGGMYAVIGTDFIQSLIILAGLVVVAVAVLTQVEIQEVHEQLSNERPMLLSAFFPAALMALFNNLLFGLGEIFHSNVWWSRAFAMREGVGPKAYALGGVLWLPVPIVAGFLGLAAPALGIGISEPDTAGPLVAATLLGTGGALLVFVVVFCSLASSIDSLLAATSDLIVNDIAEPIQRRVTNKHASDPSKRRWSAVAIIGLGAIAWVAAYPNVGSLATVLFFAGPLVGSCIWPVLCGLYFRSASPIAACASMVLGSALGLVAYFQIGWFTASLIGAAVSGITFAVCCFFWPDNFEFDTLADD; translated from the coding sequence ATGAATAGCCTGATGTTGGCAGCAAGCGGAGCGATTCTCAGTGCCGAAGCGGGATACATCCTGCTGGCAATGTTCGGCGTGTTGTGGATTGCACTGGGTTGGTGGTGGGGCCGGCAAGCCAAGTCGTACGACGGTTTCGCGGTGGCCGGTCGCAACGTGGGCCTGGCGATGGGAACCGCGACGGCGGTCGCAACCTGGATCACTTCCAACACGACGATGCTGGCGCCGCAGTACGCGTTGCAGCTTGGGATTTGGGGGATGTTGGCGTATTCCACCGCGAGCTTTGGGTTGTTCGCTTTCGCTCCGATGAGCGGTCGCATTCGAAAATTGATGCCCAAGGGGTACACGGCGGTCGAATTCATGCGTCGTCGCTATGGGTGGTTGGGCACGGTCCCGTTCTTGATCATCTCGTTGTTCTACGCGGTGACTTGGTTGGTTTCCATGTCGATGGCGGGGGGGAAACTTCTGAATGTATTGTCAGGCATTCCCTACGAGGTTGGGATGTCCGTCGTTGTGCTGGTGTGCGTGGCGTACACCTTGTTCGGTGGCATGTACGCGGTGATCGGAACCGACTTCATTCAGAGTCTGATCATCTTGGCTGGATTGGTCGTGGTTGCGGTTGCGGTCTTGACCCAGGTCGAAATCCAAGAGGTGCATGAACAGCTCAGCAACGAGCGTCCGATGCTGTTGTCGGCGTTCTTTCCGGCGGCGTTGATGGCACTTTTCAATAACTTGCTGTTTGGATTGGGTGAAATTTTTCACAGCAACGTGTGGTGGAGTCGCGCGTTTGCGATGCGTGAAGGTGTCGGTCCAAAGGCCTATGCACTGGGCGGCGTGCTCTGGTTGCCCGTCCCCATCGTGGCAGGGTTCCTGGGTCTTGCCGCGCCCGCACTGGGGATTGGAATCAGCGAACCGGACACCGCGGGACCATTGGTTGCTGCAACCTTGCTGGGGACCGGCGGTGCGTTGCTCGTTTTTGTCGTCGTTTTTTGCTCGCTGGCTTCCAGCATCGATAGTTTGCTGGCCGCGACATCAGATTTGATCGTCAATGACATCGCCGAACCGATTCAGCGACGCGTCACAAACAAACATGCCTCCGATCCCTCCAAACGCAGGTGGTCAGCCGTTGCTATCATTGGGTTGGGGGCGATCGCCTGGGTGGCCGCGTATCCGAACGTGGGGTCGCTGGCGACGGTCCTGTTCTTTGCCGGGCCGTTGGTTGGCAGTTGCATTTGGCCGGTGTTGTGTGGGTTGTATTTTCGTTCGGCCAGTCCCATCGCGGCGTGTGCCTCGATGGTCCTGGGGAGTGCATTGGGTTTGGTGGCGTATTTCCAAATCGGTTGGTTCACGGCATCGTTGATTGGGGCGGCGGTTTCAGGGATCACGTTTGCCGTCTGCTGCTTCTTTTGGCCAGACAACTTCGAATTCGATACTCTGGCGGATGACTGA
- a CDS encoding secretin N-terminal domain-containing protein yields the protein MAKEGSASQAEPVISTPSDSLASPMTLRCVRTRRALVGLIQSASLGIGVSLTMLGMTWSGSTLTAAETTVATNVEASVTTATSTMAGPALGATSSTDSPDTESSVESDGVAETLTPRSSVSLTGPPLAIEEVLLQRGSITFRKTSLQEVVFLLSDLWNINIVAGEKVTGDVSGVFKDAPLRDVLSAILTSSGYGYIAAGNSLVVLPLDEVGTGSPEFESRTLRFQTADENEMSATISAAQLLLSDRGRIQAVGRGAMLVVDNKTNINRVQEMLTAMSPEAAMPRSRTGGETSGGGASTDRQGARAPSVYDTLATELIYLTPQFTEASEMRESLQEALGEGTIVAVYEAENRIMIKGNRAQLDLASQAFKQLDVPRAQVRITALIYDVSLEELEMLGVNWGRGFRLNTTDESALADFAGNVEQAVTFGTLGSGGATTMGIRTLTDNFDTSFLLSALDSSDEAKLLADPSITAIDRREASIKIVQQIPIVAAQPAEGSNVVFAQVEFKDAGIILKVTPRISNDNTIELKVQPEYSVQVGEIENNPVIDSRTAETTVRVANGHMFTLGGLRQKRIIEDVSGVPYLRDLKYIGKLFRSHDTQVRESELIVFLKPEIISPYDHGNERSRQAQCVATRQLDSIPYASVCPQSPECYDLNCPNHHPRVRLNGGTNELQMLGGEGIAPMEFAYPGLMNPAPVVPGQMMPLYEFDSVPSGAATSEAVPSDSVMFHSNGMMLEESTVNEPLRAGDSATHMLGTPSMYPPVHIHPLEQP from the coding sequence ATGGCCAAGGAAGGCTCCGCGTCACAAGCTGAACCTGTCATTTCAACTCCGAGCGATTCGCTCGCGAGTCCGATGACCTTGCGTTGTGTGAGAACTCGACGCGCGCTTGTGGGATTGATTCAATCAGCCTCGTTGGGCATCGGCGTGTCGTTGACGATGCTCGGGATGACATGGAGCGGTTCGACGTTGACCGCGGCTGAGACAACGGTTGCTACCAACGTCGAAGCCAGCGTGACGACGGCGACAAGTACGATGGCAGGTCCTGCTTTGGGGGCGACCTCCTCCACTGATTCGCCTGACACCGAATCCAGTGTTGAGTCCGACGGCGTTGCCGAGACACTCACACCCCGAAGTTCCGTTTCGTTGACCGGGCCTCCCCTGGCGATTGAGGAAGTTCTGTTGCAGCGAGGCAGCATCACGTTTCGCAAAACGTCACTGCAAGAAGTGGTTTTCCTGCTCTCGGATCTCTGGAACATCAATATCGTGGCCGGTGAGAAGGTGACCGGCGATGTCTCGGGAGTCTTCAAGGACGCTCCTCTGCGGGACGTGCTGTCCGCGATTTTGACCTCGTCCGGCTACGGTTACATCGCCGCGGGAAACAGTTTGGTGGTGTTGCCGCTGGATGAAGTGGGCACAGGAAGTCCGGAGTTCGAGTCACGAACATTGCGTTTTCAAACCGCGGATGAGAACGAGATGAGTGCCACGATCTCCGCGGCGCAGTTGCTGTTGTCCGATCGCGGCCGAATCCAAGCGGTTGGACGGGGGGCGATGCTGGTCGTCGACAACAAGACCAACATCAACCGCGTGCAAGAAATGTTGACTGCGATGTCACCGGAAGCGGCGATGCCACGTAGCAGAACCGGGGGCGAAACCTCGGGCGGCGGGGCCTCCACCGATCGTCAAGGAGCGCGGGCACCAAGTGTTTATGACACGCTGGCGACGGAGTTGATCTATTTGACGCCTCAGTTCACCGAAGCCTCGGAGATGCGTGAGTCACTTCAGGAGGCACTCGGGGAAGGCACGATCGTGGCGGTCTATGAAGCGGAGAACCGCATCATGATCAAAGGCAATCGCGCGCAGTTGGACTTGGCATCGCAAGCCTTCAAGCAACTGGATGTGCCGCGTGCTCAGGTTCGAATCACAGCGTTGATCTACGACGTCAGTTTGGAAGAGCTCGAAATGCTGGGGGTCAATTGGGGACGCGGTTTTCGGTTGAACACCACCGATGAATCGGCGCTCGCTGATTTTGCTGGCAACGTGGAGCAAGCGGTGACCTTTGGCACGCTTGGTTCCGGTGGCGCCACCACGATGGGCATTCGAACCTTGACGGACAACTTTGACACCAGCTTCCTGCTCAGCGCTTTGGACAGCAGTGATGAAGCCAAGCTGTTGGCCGATCCATCGATCACCGCGATTGATCGCCGGGAAGCGTCGATCAAAATCGTTCAGCAGATCCCGATTGTCGCCGCTCAGCCTGCTGAAGGAAGCAATGTCGTCTTCGCCCAGGTCGAATTCAAGGACGCCGGGATCATCCTCAAGGTGACCCCGCGGATCAGCAACGACAACACGATCGAATTGAAGGTTCAGCCCGAATACAGCGTCCAAGTGGGCGAGATTGAAAACAACCCGGTGATCGACAGTCGCACCGCAGAAACCACCGTGCGGGTCGCCAACGGCCACATGTTCACGTTGGGTGGTTTGCGGCAAAAACGAATCATCGAAGACGTCAGCGGCGTGCCCTACCTGAGGGATCTCAAATACATCGGCAAACTATTTCGCAGCCACGACACCCAGGTGCGAGAAAGCGAACTGATCGTCTTTTTGAAACCCGAAATCATTTCACCCTACGACCATGGGAACGAACGGTCACGACAAGCCCAGTGCGTCGCCACTCGTCAGTTGGATTCGATCCCGTACGCTTCTGTGTGCCCGCAGTCTCCCGAATGTTACGATTTGAATTGTCCCAACCACCATCCCCGAGTGCGTCTGAATGGTGGCACAAACGAACTTCAAATGTTGGGTGGGGAAGGCATTGCACCGATGGAGTTCGCCTATCCCGGATTGATGAATCCCGCTCCGGTGGTGCCTGGGCAAATGATGCCTCTGTACGAATTTGACTCCGTGCCTTCGGGGGCGGCGACCTCCGAGGCCGTGCCCTCCGATTCGGTCATGTTTCATTCCAATGGAATGATGTTGGAAGAGTCGACCGTCAATGAACCATTGCGAGCCGGTGATTCGGCCACCCACATGCTGGGAACACCATCGATGTACCCACCGGTGCACATTCATCCGTTGGAGCAACCGTGA